Proteins from a genomic interval of Thermoanaerobacterium thermosaccharolyticum DSM 571:
- a CDS encoding DUF1648 domain-containing protein, with protein sequence MNTLYYINLLIPYVILIVIGSITPFITRRTIIFGVYVPKEFSSDREIQKIKRAYLVNFLVTSIVFLAFILSKINNINIAIGGIFIEIILMLMMYMRAHLQVAALKSEKEWSKGKKEIAVVDMDFRKEKVVVSPLWFLLPIAIIILTVAVGVYRYPNMSSRIPIHFDLQGIPDSYASKTIASVFSLSIVQVIMTILMFVSYKMIELAKQQIDPSNPEISKEKNLKFRRIWSGFVVFISILINVILMGTAFIVYGAIKDWQSKIAIFSILPGLIIAIAAIVVSVMTGQGGERIKIDRENNKPSSVDRDDDRYWKGGLIYYNPDDPALFVEKRFGVGWTVNFARPSIWVGIIVLILIIMSISMINVNVMK encoded by the coding sequence ATGAATACTCTATATTATATTAATCTTCTAATACCATATGTCATATTAATTGTAATAGGATCTATTACACCGTTTATTACGCGAAGAACTATTATATTTGGCGTTTACGTGCCTAAAGAATTCTCATCTGATAGAGAGATACAAAAAATAAAAAGAGCGTATTTAGTTAATTTTCTAGTTACAAGTATAGTTTTTTTAGCATTTATATTGTCCAAAATCAACAATATAAATATTGCAATTGGAGGAATTTTTATTGAAATAATACTGATGCTTATGATGTATATGAGGGCACATTTGCAGGTAGCTGCTTTAAAGTCTGAAAAAGAGTGGAGTAAAGGGAAAAAAGAAATTGCGGTTGTAGACATGGATTTTAGGAAAGAAAAGGTAGTTGTATCGCCTTTATGGTTTTTATTGCCGATAGCAATAATTATTTTAACTGTAGCTGTAGGAGTTTACAGATATCCCAACATGTCATCTAGGATACCTATTCACTTTGATTTACAAGGAATACCGGATTCGTATGCATCAAAAACAATTGCTTCAGTTTTTTCACTCAGTATTGTACAGGTGATTATGACGATTTTGATGTTTGTTTCATATAAAATGATAGAATTAGCAAAACAACAGATAGATCCATCAAATCCAGAAATATCGAAAGAAAAAAATCTTAAGTTTAGAAGAATATGGTCTGGTTTTGTTGTGTTTATTTCTATCTTAATAAATGTCATTTTAATGGGCACAGCATTTATTGTTTATGGAGCAATAAAAGACTGGCAAAGCAAAATAGCTATTTTTTCTATATTGCCGGGGCTAATTATAGCAATTGCTGCAATAGTTGTATCTGTAATGACTGGTCAAGGAGGTGAAAGGATCAAGATAGATAGAGAAAATAATAAGCCGAGTTCGGTCGATAGAGATGATGACAGGTATTGGAAAGGAGGCTTGATTTATTATAATCCGGACGATCCGGCATTATTTGTTGAGAAGAGGTTTGGCGTAGGCTGGACTGTCAATTTTGCAAGGCCGTCTATATGGGTCGGTATAATAGTTTTGATATTGATAATCATGTCAATAAGTATGATAAACGTAAATGTGATGAAATAA
- a CDS encoding endonuclease/exonuclease/phosphatase family protein, with protein MTYNIHGGKDIDDNLTIYGISNFIKQSKADVIGLQEVDTYLGRSYFLNEIKYLAKRLKMYYAFGPNIKIGLGSFGNGILSRYPIVKKNNYHLTSTGERRGVLSVLIELDSYRKIWFLTTHLGLNSKERVIQSQEILKIIKRLDYPVILTGDFNETPENEAYSIINHVLVDGAFSANSDYYSYLDGDEPVRIDYIMHSKDISVESIKAVDCNLSDHFPVIASVRCNFD; from the coding sequence ATGACTTATAATATTCACGGTGGAAAAGATATCGATGACAATTTGACCATATACGGCATTTCAAACTTTATAAAACAATCAAAAGCCGATGTAATAGGTTTGCAAGAAGTCGACACATATTTGGGGCGCTCATATTTTTTAAACGAAATAAAATATTTAGCTAAAAGGCTTAAGATGTATTACGCATTTGGACCAAATATAAAAATTGGCTTAGGTTCATTTGGCAATGGAATATTGTCGCGATATCCCATTGTAAAGAAAAATAATTATCACCTGACTTCTACTGGCGAAAGAAGAGGTGTATTGTCAGTACTGATAGAATTAGATAGTTATAGAAAAATATGGTTTCTAACAACTCATTTGGGGCTTAATAGCAAAGAAAGAGTAATTCAATCACAGGAGATATTAAAGATTATTAAAAGATTAGATTATCCTGTGATTTTAACAGGTGACTTTAATGAAACACCTGAGAATGAAGCATATTCAATAATTAATCATGTACTTGTTGATGGAGCATTTAGTGCTAATTCTGATTATTATTCATATTTAGATGGTGATGAGCCTGTTAGAATAGACTATATAATGCATTCTAAGGATATAAGCGTTGAATCTATAAAGGCAGTTGATTGCAATCTATCAGATCATTTTCCTGTAATAGCTTCTGTCAGGTGCAATTTTGATTAA
- a CDS encoding GntR family transcriptional regulator, with protein sequence MLLRIEFESDIPIYMQIKNQIIEGIALGMLKEGDELPSIRQLASDFGINLHTVKKAYDILKDEGFLNVHRRKGYVVTKNATADDNFIESLKKEIHPILANAYCRGMTQDEILRICKEILEQFKNKV encoded by the coding sequence TTGCTATTAAGAATAGAATTTGAGTCAGATATACCTATATATATGCAAATAAAAAATCAGATAATAGAAGGGATAGCGTTGGGGATGCTTAAAGAAGGTGATGAATTGCCTTCTATACGACAGTTGGCAAGTGATTTTGGAATAAATCTTCATACGGTAAAAAAAGCCTATGACATTTTGAAAGATGAAGGATTTTTAAATGTTCACAGGAGGAAAGGGTACGTTGTAACTAAAAATGCTACTGCCGATGATAATTTTATTGAAAGCTTAAAGAAAGAGATTCACCCTATACTGGCAAATGCATACTGCAGAGGCATGACGCAGGATGAGATATTAAGAATATGTAAAGAAATTTTAGAGCAGTTTAAAAATAAAGTATAG
- a CDS encoding YhfC family intramembrane metalloprotease, translating to MVNGLKIAFIIISIIFSILIPVFAVAYSYKRFKISFKALFTGALIFIVFALILESTLHSFIFKYTAIIHHPYAYAFYGACAAAIFEEFGRLIGFKTILKKYRNWKDGLSYGLGHGGTEAIIIGGISNINNLIYSFMINSGSLEALKAKLPFGTVDQIKNAIINTPSYMFLISGFERLFAFTLQIALSILVLYSVKSGRYKYFIYALLLHFITDIFAALYQAKVLKSIFVVEIIVFVIAVFSFVFIVKSKKIVEKIS from the coding sequence ATGGTTAATGGTTTAAAAATAGCTTTTATTATTATTTCAATAATCTTCTCGATCTTGATTCCTGTCTTTGCTGTTGCTTACTCATATAAAAGGTTTAAAATTTCATTTAAGGCTTTGTTTACAGGTGCTTTGATTTTTATTGTATTTGCTTTGATTTTAGAATCAACACTTCACTCTTTTATATTCAAATATACTGCCATAATACATCATCCTTATGCGTATGCATTTTATGGTGCATGTGCTGCTGCTATATTTGAGGAATTTGGAAGGTTAATAGGTTTTAAGACTATACTTAAGAAGTATCGAAATTGGAAAGACGGTTTAAGTTATGGCTTAGGACATGGCGGAACAGAGGCTATCATTATCGGTGGAATCAGCAATATCAATAATTTAATATATTCATTCATGATAAATTCTGGTTCACTTGAAGCCCTAAAAGCAAAATTACCGTTTGGAACAGTTGATCAAATAAAGAATGCAATAATTAATACACCTTCATACATGTTTTTAATCAGCGGTTTTGAAAGATTGTTTGCTTTTACACTGCAAATAGCACTCTCGATTTTAGTTCTTTATAGCGTAAAAAGTGGCAGATATAAGTATTTTATATATGCACTGTTACTGCATTTCATAACGGATATATTTGCTGCATTATATCAAGCAAAAGTTCTTAAAAGTATTTTTGTTGTAGAGATTATTGTCTTTGTGATAGCTGTATTTTCATTTGTGTTTATTGTCAAATCAAAAAAGATTGTAGAGAAAATTTCGTAG
- a CDS encoding slipin family protein: MDASVISILSTVFIVVFAIEAIWWIVWMAISVTRKIFANFYFMLVTFIIWGVIGIVTIIRMNPNNAIIDVILAIVPFIILPGMVKIITEYQRGVLFRFGKLSGLLGPGFNVIFPFGIDKVIKVDLRTFTIDVAKQEVITKDNVPVNVDAVVYFNVLDPILAITKVANYTQSTTLLGQTILRSILGQHELDEMLAKRAELNEKLRELLDEATDPWGIKVTAVEIKSIELPDTMKRAMAKQAEAERERRAKVIFADGEFQASQKLKEAAAVISAEPAALQLRYLQTLPEIAAEKNSTILFPIPIELFNIFTKLTESKKDE, translated from the coding sequence ATGGATGCATCGGTAATTTCAATCCTAAGTACGGTTTTTATAGTTGTATTTGCCATTGAGGCTATATGGTGGATTGTGTGGATGGCAATATCTGTAACCAGAAAGATTTTCGCTAACTTCTATTTCATGCTTGTAACATTTATAATTTGGGGTGTTATAGGGATAGTAACAATCATAAGAATGAATCCTAATAATGCAATAATTGATGTCATATTGGCTATCGTACCATTCATTATACTTCCAGGTATGGTAAAGATTATCACAGAATATCAAAGAGGTGTTTTATTTCGTTTTGGTAAATTATCTGGCTTGCTGGGACCCGGTTTTAACGTGATATTTCCATTTGGTATAGATAAGGTAATAAAAGTTGATTTAAGGACATTTACAATCGATGTTGCAAAGCAAGAAGTCATTACAAAGGATAATGTTCCTGTAAATGTTGATGCTGTCGTGTACTTTAATGTTTTAGATCCTATCCTTGCCATAACAAAGGTTGCGAATTATACACAAAGTACGACGCTTCTAGGTCAAACTATATTGAGATCAATTCTTGGTCAACATGAACTTGATGAAATGTTGGCAAAGCGAGCTGAACTGAATGAAAAGCTCAGAGAATTGCTGGATGAAGCGACGGACCCTTGGGGTATCAAGGTTACAGCAGTTGAGATAAAGAGCATTGAGCTTCCAGATACGATGAAAAGGGCAATGGCAAAACAGGCAGAAGCAGAGAGAGAAAGGCGAGCAAAAGTCATATTTGCAGATGGCGAATTTCAAGCATCGCAAAAACTTAAAGAAGCGGCTGCTGTCATATCGGCAGAACCTGCTGCACTGCAGTTAAGGTACCTTCAGACACTCCCTGAAATAGCAGCAGAAAAGAATTCTACGATTCTGTTTCCAATACCTATAGAGCTTTTTAATATTTTTACTAAACTGACAGAAAGCAAAAAAGACGAATAA